One part of the uncultured Bacteroides sp. genome encodes these proteins:
- a CDS encoding peptide MFS transporter → MLKGHPKGLFVLALANMGERFGYYTMLAIFVLFIQAKFGFDKNTSSEIFSNFLALVYFLPLLGGIVADRFLGYGKTVIAGVVVMFVGYLLLAMPTGVDSAAKYMMYGALGLISIGTGLFKGNIQALVGNLYDDPKYNSKRDMAFSIFYMCINIGAFFAPSAAGAVYNFFLKRAGLFYEAKIPALAHQLTNGTITPEGLASFKQLAEAQTPGASANLSAFGANYIEKLSEGYNYGFGVACVSLVISILIFALFRKYYKAADVTARQQQKADVASGQTNHVEELSGAETKQRLVALCLVFAVVIFFWMAFHQNGLTLTWFARDYTNSAVGGLTRIGFGLPTMVMMIVAFYGILGFIQAKSNNAKVISAIAFLIGAGGAYAYYVGMPEILTITPEIFQQFNPFFIVILTPVSVAFFSILNSKDKEPSAPRKIGIGMFIAAFAFIMMAIGSLGLPNPDAIASTGGVSDVLVSPNMLIGTYFMLTIAELFLSPMGLSFVSRVAPPKYKGLMQGGWLAATAIGNKCVAIIGYLWGIELWIMWGVLVVLCIISGTFIFSIMKKLEAVAK, encoded by the coding sequence ATGCTAAAAGGACATCCCAAAGGATTATTTGTTCTTGCCCTTGCAAACATGGGTGAGAGATTTGGTTACTACACCATGTTGGCTATCTTCGTACTCTTTATCCAGGCAAAGTTTGGTTTTGATAAGAATACATCCAGCGAAATATTTTCTAATTTCTTAGCCTTAGTTTACTTCCTTCCGCTATTAGGAGGTATTGTAGCCGACCGTTTCCTTGGATATGGAAAAACAGTTATAGCAGGCGTTGTTGTTATGTTTGTTGGATATTTGCTGCTGGCTATGCCTACAGGAGTAGATTCAGCAGCCAAGTATATGATGTATGGTGCTTTAGGACTAATTTCTATTGGTACCGGACTTTTTAAAGGCAATATACAAGCTTTGGTTGGTAATTTGTATGATGATCCTAAATATAACTCAAAGCGTGATATGGCTTTCAGTATATTCTATATGTGTATCAATATTGGTGCATTCTTTGCTCCCTCGGCTGCAGGTGCGGTATATAACTTCTTCCTGAAAAGAGCCGGACTCTTTTACGAAGCAAAGATCCCTGCATTGGCTCATCAGCTGACTAACGGAACAATTACTCCTGAAGGTTTGGCTAGCTTTAAACAACTGGCAGAAGCTCAGACTCCGGGTGCAAGTGCCAATCTTTCAGCTTTCGGAGCTAACTATATTGAAAAGCTTTCCGAAGGATATAACTACGGCTTTGGTGTGGCTTGTGTTTCTCTGGTAATCTCTATTCTTATATTTGCTTTGTTCCGTAAATATTATAAAGCTGCCGATGTTACTGCACGTCAACAACAAAAAGCAGATGTTGCATCAGGACAAACAAATCATGTAGAAGAACTTTCAGGTGCCGAGACAAAGCAAAGACTTGTAGCCTTGTGTCTTGTGTTTGCAGTCGTTATATTCTTCTGGATGGCATTCCATCAGAACGGATTAACACTTACCTGGTTTGCCCGCGACTATACCAATAGTGCTGTTGGCGGATTAACAAGAATAGGTTTCGGTTTGCCTACCATGGTAATGATGATTGTGGCTTTCTATGGAATTCTTGGTTTTATTCAGGCAAAAAGCAATAATGCAAAAGTAATATCGGCAATAGCTTTCCTTATTGGAGCAGGCGGAGCATACGCCTACTACGTTGGTATGCCGGAGATATTAACCATCACTCCTGAAATCTTCCAGCAGTTCAACCCATTCTTCATAGTTATTCTTACTCCAGTTTCAGTAGCATTCTTTTCTATACTCAATAGTAAGGATAAAGAGCCATCGGCTCCTCGTAAGATTGGAATTGGTATGTTTATTGCAGCTTTTGCCTTTATAATGATGGCAATAGGTTCACTAGGCCTTCCTAATCCGGATGCAATTGCATCTACCGGTGGAGTAAGTGATGTTTTAGTTTCACCAAACATGCTTATTGGAACCTATTTCATGCTAACCATTGCCGAATTGTTCCTTAGTCCGATGGGACTTAGCTTTGTTTCCCGTGTAGCTCCTCCCAAATATAAAGGTTTGATGCAGGGTGGATGGCTTGCAGCCACAGCTATAGGTAACAAATGTGTAGCAATCATTGGTTATTTATGGGGAATTGAATTATGGATTATGTGGGGCGTTCTTGTAGTGCTTTGTATTATCTCAGGAACATTCATTTTCTCAATCATGAAAAAGCTCGAAGCCGTAGCAAAATAG
- a CDS encoding FKBP-type peptidyl-prolyl cis-trans isomerase has protein sequence MKKLLLLAAVLCVQGNVMDINAQTKGTKVKQKNKATEKQVKPEVAKTVKPVVIKSQMDSLAYTMGMAQTQGLKDYLTGKMEMDTAYFDDFIRGLKEVATSTDKKQNAYHLGILIGQQLNSQMLKGVNEEIFGKETTQSINKDLYLEGFIAGTMGKGGVISVDAAQKYVQENMEKIKDRNLDQQYGANKEAGIKFLAENKTKEGVVTTASGLQYKIITKGTGEIPTAESKVKVHYKGTLLDGTEFDNSYKRNEPATFGAGQVIKGWTEALTLMPVGSKWELYIPYDLAYGSRDAGPIKPFSTLIFEVELLGIEK, from the coding sequence ATGAAAAAACTACTTTTACTTGCTGCCGTTCTTTGTGTGCAAGGCAATGTTATGGACATCAATGCCCAAACCAAAGGAACAAAAGTTAAACAAAAGAATAAAGCTACAGAGAAACAAGTTAAACCTGAAGTTGCTAAAACAGTAAAACCAGTTGTTATTAAGAGTCAGATGGATTCCCTTGCCTACACAATGGGTATGGCACAAACACAAGGTCTGAAAGACTATCTAACCGGCAAAATGGAGATGGATACAGCTTACTTCGACGACTTTATCCGCGGTCTTAAAGAAGTAGCCACTTCAACCGATAAGAAACAAAATGCCTATCATTTAGGAATCCTTATTGGTCAGCAACTCAACAGTCAAATGCTGAAAGGCGTTAACGAAGAAATCTTTGGCAAAGAAACAACACAGAGCATCAACAAAGACCTCTACCTTGAAGGCTTTATTGCCGGAACAATGGGCAAAGGAGGCGTTATAAGCGTAGATGCTGCTCAGAAATATGTTCAGGAAAATATGGAGAAAATCAAAGACAGAAATCTTGATCAGCAATACGGTGCAAATAAAGAAGCCGGAATTAAATTCCTTGCCGAAAACAAAACCAAAGAAGGCGTGGTAACTACAGCCAGCGGTTTGCAGTATAAAATTATAACCAAAGGAACAGGCGAGATTCCTACAGCAGAGAGTAAAGTGAAAGTTCACTATAAAGGAACCTTGCTTGATGGAACAGAGTTCGACAACTCATATAAACGTAACGAACCAGCTACATTCGGTGCCGGTCAGGTAATCAAAGGATGGACAGAAGCCCTTACACTTATGCCTGTTGGTTCAAAATGGGAACTTTATATTCCTTACGATCTTGCTTACGGTTCAAGAGATGCTGGTCCTATTAAACCATTCTCAACCCTTATTTTTGAAGTAGAATTACTTGGTATCGAAAAATAA
- the ybaK gene encoding Cys-tRNA(Pro) deacylase yields the protein MSTKINKTNAARLLDKAKIAYQLIPYQVDESDLSAVHVAAELGENVDQVFKTLVLLGDKTGHFVCIVPGDREVNLKLAAKVSGNKSCDMIPMKELLPTTGYIRGACSPIGMKKHFPTYIHNTCLDFPYIYVSAGQRGLQLKVDPKELIKEVRAEACILFTEE from the coding sequence ATGAGTACGAAAATAAATAAAACCAACGCAGCACGCCTGCTCGACAAAGCAAAAATAGCATACCAATTGATACCTTACCAAGTAGACGAAAGCGATTTAAGTGCCGTACATGTGGCCGCCGAGCTAGGAGAGAACGTAGATCAGGTTTTTAAAACATTAGTCCTGCTAGGAGATAAAACCGGTCATTTTGTTTGCATTGTTCCCGGAGACAGAGAAGTAAACCTTAAACTGGCTGCAAAAGTATCCGGCAATAAGAGTTGCGATATGATTCCTATGAAAGAATTGCTTCCCACAACCGGATATATCCGTGGTGCATGTTCTCCGATAGGAATGAAGAAACATTTTCCTACCTACATTCACAACACCTGTCTGGATTTTCCATACATATACGTTAGTGCGGGGCAGAGAGGATTGCAGTTAAAAGTCGATCCCAAGGAGCTTATTAAAGAAGTGCGTGCAGAAGCCTGCATACTTTTTACCGAAGAATAA
- the uvrA gene encoding excinuclease ABC subunit UvrA — MAEEKDQVSVYGARVHNLKNIDVSIPRNSLTVITGLSGSGKSSLAFDTIFAEGQRRYIETFSTYARNFLGNMERPDVDKITGLSPVISIEQKTTNKNPRSTVGTTTEVYDYLRLLYARAGEAYSYLSGEKMVKYTEEQILDLILHDYKGKKIYLLAPLVKARKGHYKELFEQIRKKGYLNVRVDGDMTEIMYGMKLDRYKNHDIEVVIDKMVVGDKDDKRLKQSVATAMHQGDGLLMILDAQTLSVRHYSKRLMCPVTGLAYREPAPHNFSFNSPQGACPKCKGLGVINRIDIDKIIPDRNLSIHEGGIVPLGKHRNIMIFWQIISILERYEVKLKTPIKDLPDDAIEEILYGSDERVRLDHTLIGSSSDYFVTFEGVIKYIMMMQEKDVSATAQKWAEQFSVTTECPECKGAKLNKEALHYRIHDKNINELSSMDLSELYEWLNNVDQFLGDKQKMIATEILKEIRTRLKFLLDVGLEYLSLKRTSATLSGGESQRIRLATQIGSQLVNVLYILDEPSIGLHQRDNEKLIKSLMALRDSGNSVIVVEHDRDMMLAADYVVDMGPKAGRLGGEVVFAGTPAEMLKTKTLTSMYLNGLKKIEIPEKRREGNGLILTLKGAKGNNLKGVDVDFPLGKLICVTGVSGSGKSSLINNTLQPILSQKFYHSLQDPLPYDAIEGLENIDKVVNVDQSPLGKTPRSNPATYTGVFSDIRSLFVGLPEAKIRGYKAGRFSFNVSGGRCEACSGNGYKTIEMNFLPDVYVPCEICHGKRYNRETLEVRFKGKSIADVLDMTISRAVEFFENVPQILNKIKVLEEVGLGYIRLGQPSTTLSGGESQRVKLATELAKRDTGKTLYILDEPTTGLHFEDIRVLMGVLNKLVDKGNTIIVIEHNLDVIKMADYIIDMGPEGGRGGGQLLCCGTPEEVAKCDKGYTPMFLKKELEYEYENK, encoded by the coding sequence ATGGCTGAAGAAAAAGATCAGGTAAGTGTGTACGGTGCGCGTGTGCACAATTTAAAGAATATAGATGTAAGTATACCTCGTAATAGCTTAACGGTTATTACAGGACTAAGCGGAAGCGGAAAGTCTTCATTAGCATTTGATACAATCTTTGCTGAAGGACAGCGTAGATATATTGAAACGTTTTCTACCTATGCCCGAAACTTTTTAGGAAATATGGAGCGTCCGGATGTAGATAAAATCACCGGACTGAGCCCTGTTATTTCCATCGAGCAAAAAACAACGAACAAGAATCCCCGTTCTACGGTGGGAACTACCACCGAAGTGTATGATTACCTGCGTTTGCTTTATGCAAGAGCTGGAGAAGCATACTCGTACCTTTCGGGAGAGAAGATGGTGAAATATACAGAAGAGCAGATTCTTGATCTGATACTTCATGATTATAAAGGGAAAAAAATCTATTTGCTGGCACCGCTTGTAAAGGCAAGAAAGGGACATTATAAGGAACTTTTCGAGCAGATCAGGAAAAAGGGCTATCTCAATGTTCGTGTTGATGGCGATATGACTGAAATTATGTACGGCATGAAGCTCGATCGTTATAAGAATCACGATATAGAAGTGGTTATTGATAAGATGGTAGTTGGTGATAAAGACGATAAACGCCTCAAACAAAGTGTTGCCACAGCCATGCACCAAGGTGATGGATTGCTGATGATACTCGATGCACAGACACTAAGCGTACGCCATTACAGTAAACGACTGATGTGCCCTGTTACCGGCTTGGCTTATCGCGAACCGGCTCCACATAACTTCTCATTCAATTCCCCTCAGGGAGCTTGTCCTAAGTGTAAAGGCCTTGGAGTTATCAATCGGATTGATATTGATAAGATTATTCCGGACCGTAACCTTTCAATTCACGAAGGAGGTATAGTTCCACTTGGCAAGCACAGGAATATTATGATATTCTGGCAGATTATTTCAATTCTTGAGAGGTACGAAGTAAAACTGAAAACGCCAATCAAAGATCTTCCAGATGATGCCATCGAAGAAATATTATATGGATCAGATGAAAGAGTAAGGCTAGACCACACTCTGATAGGCTCTTCATCCGATTATTTTGTAACCTTCGAGGGAGTGATAAAGTACATTATGATGATGCAGGAAAAGGATGTGTCGGCTACCGCACAGAAGTGGGCCGAACAATTTTCTGTAACCACAGAATGTCCTGAGTGTAAAGGAGCGAAGCTCAATAAAGAAGCATTGCATTACCGTATTCACGATAAGAATATCAATGAACTATCGTCTATGGACTTGTCCGAGTTATATGAATGGCTCAACAATGTAGATCAGTTCCTTGGCGACAAGCAAAAGATGATTGCAACAGAGATATTAAAAGAGATACGTACCCGACTGAAATTCCTACTCGATGTAGGTTTGGAATACCTTTCGCTTAAACGAACCTCAGCAACATTATCAGGTGGTGAGAGCCAGCGAATTCGCCTTGCTACCCAGATTGGTTCTCAGTTGGTAAATGTACTATATATCCTTGATGAACCTAGTATCGGATTGCATCAGCGAGATAATGAGAAGCTAATCAAATCGTTGATGGCTTTGCGAGATTCGGGTAACTCCGTTATTGTAGTAGAGCACGACAGAGACATGATGCTTGCTGCCGATTACGTGGTAGATATGGGTCCTAAGGCCGGAAGACTGGGAGGTGAAGTTGTCTTTGCAGGAACCCCTGCCGAGATGCTTAAAACAAAGACCCTGACTTCCATGTACCTCAATGGACTGAAGAAGATAGAAATCCCGGAAAAGAGGAGAGAAGGCAACGGACTTATCTTAACTCTGAAAGGAGCCAAAGGTAATAACCTGAAAGGGGTAGATGTTGATTTTCCTCTCGGAAAGCTTATTTGTGTAACCGGAGTATCTGGTAGTGGTAAATCGTCATTGATAAACAATACACTTCAGCCTATTCTTTCGCAGAAATTCTATCATTCATTGCAAGATCCATTGCCATACGATGCAATAGAAGGACTTGAAAATATAGATAAGGTGGTAAATGTAGACCAGTCACCACTGGGAAAAACTCCCCGTTCAAATCCGGCAACTTATACAGGAGTGTTCTCGGACATTCGTTCCTTGTTTGTAGGACTGCCCGAAGCCAAGATCAGAGGTTATAAAGCCGGACGATTCTCTTTCAATGTATCCGGCGGACGATGCGAAGCCTGCTCGGGTAACGGATATAAAACCATAGAGATGAACTTCCTGCCCGATGTATATGTACCATGCGAAATATGTCACGGTAAACGATACAACAGAGAAACCCTCGAGGTTCGTTTCAAAGGAAAATCCATTGCCGATGTGCTCGATATGACCATTAGTCGTGCTGTAGAATTCTTTGAAAACGTTCCGCAGATTCTTAACAAGATAAAGGTGCTCGAGGAAGTGGGCCTTGGATACATACGCCTGGGACAACCATCAACCACCCTTTCCGGTGGAGAGAGTCAGCGTGTAAAGCTTGCCACTGAACTTGCCAAGAGAGATACCGGCAAAACACTTTATATACTCGATGAACCAACTACCGGACTTCATTTCGAGGATATCCGCGTACTGATGGGAGTACTTAATAAACTGGTCGACAAAGGAAATACAATCATTGTCATCGAGCACAACCTGGACGTTATCAAGATGGCCGATTACATTATTGATATGGGCCCTGAAGGCGGTAGAGGTGGTGGACAGCTTCTTTGCTGTGGTACCCCCGAAGAGGTAGCCAAGTGTGATAAAGGCTATACTCCTATGTTTTTGAAAAAAGAATTAGAGTATGAGTACGAAAATAAATAA
- a CDS encoding gliding motility-associated C-terminal domain-containing protein: MNSEHSKKKDTLAANKLYMVLLCFSLSLFLLPLNGQAQEIKASPVAKQLSENGTAVDGETIEPGGQFTGSAPMEVEFTSNVADASSTLRYEWKFSDKADFSSILLSRYDEVVTYTFTTSGTYYIKLYITDTALSVTYESDAFTVIISESELKVPNAFSPNGDGVNDVFKVKHKSLVKFNAVVFNRWGQELYKWNNPEEGWDGTSHGKAVKDGVYFIVVNAVGSDGIKYNHKGDINILRGFSSSATGTTGE, from the coding sequence ATGAATTCAGAACATAGTAAAAAGAAGGATACTTTAGCCGCTAACAAGCTTTACATGGTCTTGTTATGCTTTTCTTTATCTCTTTTCCTGCTTCCGTTAAACGGTCAGGCTCAAGAGATTAAGGCAAGTCCTGTAGCTAAACAATTGTCAGAAAATGGTACGGCTGTTGACGGTGAAACTATTGAACCAGGCGGACAATTTACCGGTTCTGCCCCCATGGAAGTAGAATTTACATCCAATGTGGCAGATGCATCATCAACGTTGAGATATGAGTGGAAGTTCTCTGATAAGGCAGATTTCTCTTCCATACTTTTAAGTCGTTATGATGAAGTGGTAACATATACATTTACTACTTCCGGAACATATTATATAAAGCTTTATATCACTGATACAGCGTTGAGCGTAACGTACGAGTCTGATGCTTTTACAGTGATAATCAGTGAGTCGGAGTTGAAAGTACCTAATGCATTTTCGCCTAACGGAGACGGTGTGAATGATGTGTTTAAAGTAAAACATAAGTCATTGGTAAAATTCAATGCAGTTGTGTTTAACAGATGGGGACAAGAACTGTATAAATGGAATAATCCAGAAGAAGGGTGGGATGGAACATCCCATGGTAAAGCCGTGAAAGACGGAGTTTACTTTATTGTTGTAAACGCTGTCGGATCGGATGGAATTAAGTATAATCACAAAGGAGATATAAATATTCTGCGTGGTTTCAGTAGTAGTGCTACAGGAACAACAGGAGAATAA